The Lolium rigidum isolate FL_2022 chromosome 1, APGP_CSIRO_Lrig_0.1, whole genome shotgun sequence region ACCAACTATTGGTCGTGCATTGCCATAAGAATCAGTCATAGTGTTGTTCCCAAGAACACAAAAAGACCGAAGGTGGAATTGTTGCTCGAATTTATGCAGCACTTCAACTATCTTGCAACAAAGTGGATGGGAGTGTCCTTCCTGTTTGTTGTGTTTCCCTCCAGAAGAATGGACAACCTGTAGGGCTAAATGGTAAATAAATGGTTCCCCATATATATTTTGACAAACAAGAGATCTAAAAGAAATTTAACCAGACAACAACTTATTAATTCAACCTTTGTAGAAGCATCATCGAAACCACCAATCAGGTGAACCTGTAAGTAAATGCTTGTAAGAACGTTCCCACTGGTGCTTAACAGCTAATTATATATTTTGAGGGGAGATACTGGTGAAGAGACAAACATCAAATGGTGCATTGTCATCACCAAGTAATTCTAGCATCTGTCTGAACCCTCCTTCTACAATCTTTGGAAAGTCCATATGGCTAACAGAAGTCCTGAAATCAATTAATGCAGAATCAGAAGCATTAGTGACTGTCTTTCTTTTTGTAAGTTGGGAAACCACATGAAATTTTGACTTTCACAAGAAAACAAAGTCTTACAGGGTCAGATAAAACgtttgcttctttttcacttacattccAGTCTTGTTGTTGCGAACTGCAACACCCACACATGTAGTCATCTCATCTGTGCCCACTAACTACAGATGCAAAAGAAGAGATGAATTCAGAACTCAAAGCAATTTGAGTGGTCTACGCCAAAAAATGCTTTAGTTACTCTAAGAATGATAAAGTGGCTGAAATGTGGCAGAACTTGATAGTTGATAATGTGCTCTAATAGGATGTCAGCTTATCAGAACCACAAACTCAAAACTAATCTACCAATTTGGGTAAGTAGATCAAAACACACATCTAACTTCCAAAGTGAACTCCAGGAGTGCCTGCATATATAGTGGCCGTTTACCAGGAAACAACAGTCACAGCTGCCTTTATCCCGTCCGCAACAAGTATGATTTCCTCCATGGGAAATGAAAAATATGGAACAATGCAACAATAACTCGATTCCCCCGGCTGATTCGAACGACGCTGATCGGACCAAGGATCCGCAGGCTCTACTCGACCAAACCGCGAGGTCCTGAGCACGCACCTCGACGCGCGCCGGATCCACCGTGGCGTACTCCCGCTGGAAGACGTAGACGTGCCTGGGCCCCTCAGGCCCCGAcgagatctgcctctccggcgcggcCCTTAGCCGTTCGGACGCGGCGCAGAGCCCGGGGTTCCCCATGAGCGCCGCCACGAGCTCCCTCCCGCTGCTCCCCTGCAAAAACCGGGAGTCGATAAGATCAGGAAGAGAAAAGAGACTTGAACGCGCAGGAGCCCACCGCACGCACCGTGGCCGTGGGGGAGGAGACGGGTTCGCCGTCGACGAGGAGCATATCGCCGTCGGAGCTGGCGTGGTTGGGTTTGGGGGAATCACGAAGGGAAGTCGTCGGAAGTTTCCTTCCGTCCGACCGTTTAATTTAGATTTTAGAGTAGTTTGCCACTGAAAATTTCACCTTCTAATTCTTTAATTTTCGTGAATAACATCACATTAACAGGTTCTCCATGTGTGTCAACAACATGTGCCCTTCACCATGCGAAATAACTTTTTATTTTACGGCTCTAATAATATAGACATATATAAATGGGAAACTATACATTTAATTTCAGtttgacatataaataaataACTCCATTGGCTACAAATTTGCAATTAACATGATCATATGAAGAATAAAGAATTTAGAGTGAACCAAAGTTCCATATTCACGAATCACGAAATAAATCTAGTTGTGCAAAGATATTTTTCTAGTTGCAACGTCATTTGCAACTTACAAATTAGGTGTACGAAACACATGCAAATTTAATAATATAAGACTCGACTGAGAACTAAGAGAACTAGCAAAACTGTAAAAATTAAGCGACCCCTCTTGAGCTTTTCCTATAAGTCGTCGGGCTTACCGTTTTAGACTTCTAGATTAGTTATGAGATAACTCGTTTGAAAACCCCTCATGATAAGCTAAGTAGGTTATGGAAGAAACTAGAGAGGAAGCAACTTATTTTTTTAAAGTTGTTACGGACCGGTTGGACGCAGCCGGTCACTCTTGTTCCTCCTATATCCAGGGCTGGCAAGCCCCTCCCCTTATCCTCTCTGGTTGTGGCCGGCGTGACAGGAGAGGGTCCCTCCTTGTACAACAGTAACCTAGTAGTTTTTAGCATCTAGGGTTCCTTTATCGTTTTTCCTCCATGGAGTCTGGCTATATGCCGATGTTGAACTTTTCTTCGTCCTCTCTGAGTAGCGGCTGGAGAAGTCTCCTTCTGCTGCTCTGCTTCTATCCATGGCAGATGAGGGCAGGTTGCAGCGGATTTGGAGAAGGTACTCTGTCAAATAAGCTCGAGGACCCCCCAAATCAGGGGGGGTGTGGTGGAGTTTGTGATTTCAGTGCTTCCTCCCGATCTCATCGTCGTGGTGGCGTTTGGTGGAGAGAGATGGCTGGATCGTAGCTCCACGGGGTGTTCTTGCTGCAGGCTCGAGATCATCACATGACGGCCCTCGATTGCCGCCATGACTTCTAGCTGAGAGGGCAGCCTCTCCAGACGCCAAAGATGGCGTCAGATCAACCTCCAAGTTGGAGGCCCTCTGAGGTATTCCCGATGGCGCACATCGCCCTtcgtctcccaagtggcttcgtccCCGGCgagaagtgttggagatatgcccaagaggcaataataaagtggttattataatatatctttatgtttatggtaaatgtttgcataccatgctataattgtattaaccgaaacattgatacatgtgtgttatgtaaacaacaaggagtccctagtaagcctcttgtttaactagcttattgattaatagatgatcatggtttcgtgatcatgaacattggatgttattgttggagatatgcccaagaggcaataataaagttgttattatatatctttgtgtttatgataaatgtttatataccatgctataattgtattaaccgaaacattgatacatgtgtgttatgtaaacaacaatgagtccctagtaagcctcttgtataactagcttgttgattaatagatgatcatagtttcatgatcatgaacattggatgttattaataacaaggttatgtcattatgtgaatgatgtaatggacacacccaattaagcgtagcataagatcacgtcattaagttatttgctataagctttcgatacatagttacctagtcctttcgaccatgagatcatgtaaatcacttataccggaaaggtactttgattacatcaaacgccactcgcgtaaatgggtggttataaaggtgggattaagtatccggaaagtatgagttgaggcatatggatcaacagtgggatttgtccatcccgatgacggatagatatactctgggccctctcggtggaatatcgtctaaatagcttgcaagcatatgaatggttcataagagaccacataccacggtacgagtaaagagtacttgtcaggagatgaggttgaacaaggtatagagataccgatgatcaaacctcggacaagtaaaatatcgcgtgacaaagggaatcggtatcgtatgtgaatggttcattcgatcactaagtcatcgttgaatatgtgggagccattatggatctccagatcccgctattggttattggtcggagagaggtctcaaccatgtatacatagttcgcgaaccgtagggtgacacacttaaggtttgatgtcgtattagtagatattgaatatggaatggagttcgaagttttgttcggagtttcggatgggatccgaggacatcacgaggagttcggaatggtccggagaataagattcatatataggaagtcattttataagtttgaaaatgatccggtgcatttatggaaggttctagaaaagtccggaaaaaatcactatggaaggcggagtcccggagggactccaccaagcttggccggccaaccctaagggggtggagtcccaggtggactccagcaaggtggccggccaccccccctcatggaaaggtgggaatcccacctcaagtgggaatcccaccttgggtaggtttccctacacatggaagattttgggtttgggtcttattcgaagacttgtagtccaacacttgggggttccacctatataatgaggagcaaggggagggggccggccacaccaaagccatagcttggccgcaccccatagtggccggccaccccctctccccaaaccctagccgcccctcatcctccacctctcccgcatacgcttagcgaagctccgccggagatctccatcgacaccgccaccacgccgtcgtgctgccgggattcaaggaggatctactacttccgctgcccgctggaacggggagaaggacgtcgtcttcatcaacaccgaatgtgtgaccgattacggaggtgctgcccgattgtgg contains the following coding sequences:
- the LOC124696747 gene encoding protein N-terminal asparagine amidohydrolase-like, which codes for MGNPGLCAASERLRAAPERQISSGPEGPRHVYVFQREYATVDPARVELVGTDEMTTCVGVAVRNNKTGMTSVSHMDFPKIVEGGFRQMLELLGDDNAPFDVHLIGGFDDASTKVVHSSGGKHNKQEGHSHPLCCKIVEVLHKFEQQFHLRSFCVLGNNTMTDSYGNARPIVGGFVMETSSGVVSPASFDMTSRCPDEIVRRIRVSVCSYDPSWKGKLLETYDTHADIFQIAPACWMPDWAELASSLNELSDSEILLQCSTSPAAEPPHFVETERRIWKYMMENPDWEDTFPKYKPRVFRWTDDGRWSRHS